In Aedes albopictus strain Foshan chromosome 3, AalbF5, whole genome shotgun sequence, the following are encoded in one genomic region:
- the LOC134292097 gene encoding uncharacterized protein LOC134292097, translating into MDRKDMRRFYATVNGARHKTAPVPAMCNGREGNLLADKTMVAARWKEHFEDLLNGSSEGAPRNRTNIMDDSQAVEPPTLDEVKKALKELKNSKAAGKDEIPVELLKHGSEQLHQSIHQIIIKIWEDEALPPSWLDGLICPIYKKGHKLECANYRGITLLNSAYKIRPRVLFNRLRPLEESFVGEYQGGFREGRSTTDQMFVLRMILDKFREYNLQTHHLFIDFKAAYDSVK; encoded by the coding sequence atggacaggaaagatatgcggaggttttatgcaactgtcaatggcgcgcggcacaagactgcgccagttcccgccatgtgcaatggccgggaaggaaatttgctggcagacaaaacaatggtggcagccaggtggaaggagcacttcgaagatttgttgaatggtagcagcgaaggagcacccaggaacaggactaacataatggatgacagtcaagcagtggaaccaccaacactggatgaggttaaaaaggcccttaaggagctgaaaaacagcaaggctgcaggaaaggacgagatcccggtcgaacttcttaagcacggaagcgagcagctacatcaatcaatccaccaaattattataaagatttgggaggatgaagcaTTGCCgcccagttggttggatggcctcatatgcccaatctacaagaaagggcacaaactggagtgtgccaattatagAGGGATTAcgcttttaaattcggcgtataagatacggccgcgtgtcctgttcaacagactgcgacctcttgaggagtccttcgtcggcgaataccagggtggttttcgtgagggtcgatcaacgacggatcaaatgtttgtcctgcggatgatcctagataaatttcgggaatataacttgcagactcaccatctgttcattgattttaaggcagcgtacgattcagtgaaatga